Proteins encoded together in one Luteimonas fraxinea window:
- a CDS encoding NYN domain-containing protein gives MGEHTRIDNEKRIALLIDADNAPAAKIDVILAEVARHGVANVRRAYGNWKSPHLGSWEKVLHEYAIRPIQQFAYSTGKNASDMAMVIDAMDLMYARNLDGFAIVSSDADFTPLVMRLLTEGMKVYGFGESKTPLAFRSACSRFTYLEALGSEAEAEQASNLAPAGASAQPTRKSRAEMRQDTRLVQMLRTAVSSAAEGDDGWANLSAVGSQIGNQASFDSRNYGYAKLSGLVTEIALFEMRKDGKTFYVRTAPPRTVAKKTTKSAAKKSPGPQT, from the coding sequence ATGGGCGAACACACCCGCATCGACAACGAGAAACGCATCGCGCTGCTGATCGATGCCGACAATGCGCCGGCGGCGAAGATCGACGTGATCCTCGCCGAGGTCGCACGCCACGGCGTCGCCAACGTGCGCCGGGCCTACGGCAACTGGAAGAGCCCGCATCTCGGCAGCTGGGAGAAAGTGCTGCACGAATATGCGATCCGCCCGATCCAGCAGTTCGCCTACAGCACCGGCAAGAACGCATCCGACATGGCGATGGTCATCGACGCGATGGACCTGATGTATGCGCGCAATCTCGACGGTTTCGCGATCGTATCCAGCGATGCGGATTTCACGCCGCTGGTGATGCGTCTGCTGACTGAAGGCATGAAGGTGTACGGCTTTGGTGAAAGCAAGACGCCGCTGGCGTTTCGAAGTGCGTGTTCCCGCTTCACCTATTTGGAGGCCCTGGGTTCCGAAGCCGAAGCGGAACAGGCGTCGAATCTTGCTCCGGCTGGGGCATCTGCCCAGCCGACGCGGAAAAGCCGTGCCGAGATGCGTCAGGACACTCGGCTGGTGCAGATGCTGCGCACCGCGGTGTCATCTGCTGCAGAAGGCGATGACGGCTGGGCCAATCTGTCTGCCGTCGGCAGTCAGATCGGCAATCAGGCCTCTTTTGATTCGCGCAACTATGGGTACGCGAAGCTCAGTGGCCTGGTCACGGAGATCGCTTTGTTCGAAATGCGCAAGGATGGAAAGACGTTCTACGTGCGGACTGCGCCTCCGAGAACTGTCGCAAAAAAGACGACGAAATCAGCCGCGAAGAAATCGCCAGGGCCGCAGACATAG
- a CDS encoding primosomal protein N': MPDPNAAVSVLQVALPVPLPRLFDYCAPAGATVGPDDVGRRVRVPFGPRELVGVVAGVGAPDDPAQALREAIEWLDDAPLLHGELAASLRWLARYTHAPLGEVLATALPAALRRGEALPDTHAWAWRLTEAGQTALAGLKAGGRPQRLAAVLAPTPRDEDALDLAMDGWRAAARTLAGRGLAERFAIPASQLAPTPQRGPVLHDEQQQAVDAVAACTGFAALLLDGVTGSGKTEVYLQAIADCLSRGRQALVLVPEIGLTPQTLARFRARLGVPVHALHSGLGDGERARVWAAAARGEARVVVGTRSAVFVPLPDAGLIVVDEEHDGSYKQQDGIRYHARDFALVRAKALDVPVLLGSATPSLESLQNAVSGRYAHLRLTHRAGAAKPPTVRVLDVRKRPLEAGLSPEMFAAISAALAAGGQVLVFKNRRGYAPVLLCHDCGWSAHCPRCSTPDRPHPMTVHAGGRRLQCHHCGHRASAPLACPDCASLGLQPQGVGTERIEELLAARFNDVPVLRIDRGSTRRRDALENLLGELGSQPGILIGTQMLAKGHDLPNLTLVCVVGIDEGLFSADFRAGEKLAQLLIQVAGRAGRAEKAGQVLLQTHHPEHPLLLTLIQGGYHAFAAEELMQREAAGFPPFAPLALLRAESQQAEPPMAFLQAARRVLAPHAGRDAAGMPTLLLDGPVVAPMPRRAGVYRAQLLIATDQRPRLHAILDAALPLIYALPEARRARWSLDVDPVDLY, from the coding sequence GTGCCAGATCCGAACGCCGCCGTTTCCGTCCTCCAGGTCGCCCTGCCGGTGCCGCTGCCGCGCCTGTTCGACTATTGCGCGCCGGCCGGTGCCACAGTCGGGCCGGACGATGTCGGACGCCGGGTCCGGGTGCCGTTCGGCCCGCGGGAACTGGTCGGGGTCGTCGCCGGCGTCGGCGCGCCTGACGATCCCGCGCAGGCGCTGCGCGAGGCGATCGAATGGCTCGATGACGCCCCGCTACTGCACGGCGAGCTCGCCGCCTCGCTGCGCTGGCTGGCCCGTTACACCCACGCGCCGCTGGGCGAGGTGCTGGCGACGGCCCTGCCCGCCGCCCTGCGTCGCGGCGAGGCGCTGCCCGACACCCACGCCTGGGCCTGGCGGCTGACCGAAGCCGGCCAGACCGCGCTGGCCGGACTCAAAGCCGGCGGTCGCCCGCAGCGCCTGGCCGCCGTGCTCGCGCCGACGCCGAGGGACGAGGACGCGCTGGATCTGGCGATGGACGGCTGGCGCGCCGCCGCGCGCACGCTGGCCGGCCGCGGACTGGCCGAACGTTTCGCGATACCGGCCTCGCAACTCGCGCCCACGCCCCAGCGCGGGCCCGTCCTGCACGACGAACAGCAGCAGGCGGTCGATGCGGTCGCCGCGTGCACCGGCTTCGCCGCGCTGCTGCTCGATGGCGTGACCGGCAGCGGCAAGACCGAGGTCTACCTGCAGGCGATCGCCGACTGCCTGTCGCGCGGGCGACAGGCGCTGGTGCTGGTGCCGGAGATCGGCCTGACCCCGCAGACGCTGGCGCGCTTCCGCGCCCGCCTGGGCGTGCCGGTTCATGCCCTGCACTCGGGCCTGGGCGATGGCGAACGCGCACGCGTCTGGGCGGCTGCGGCGCGCGGCGAGGCGCGCGTCGTCGTCGGCACCCGCTCGGCGGTGTTCGTGCCGCTGCCCGATGCCGGGCTCATCGTCGTCGACGAGGAACACGACGGCAGCTACAAGCAGCAGGACGGCATCCGCTACCATGCGCGCGATTTCGCGCTGGTACGCGCCAAGGCGCTCGACGTGCCGGTGCTGCTGGGCAGCGCGACGCCGTCGCTGGAATCGCTGCAGAACGCCGTCTCCGGCCGCTACGCGCATCTGCGCCTGACCCATCGCGCGGGCGCGGCGAAGCCACCGACGGTGCGCGTGCTCGATGTGCGCAAGCGCCCGCTCGAGGCCGGCCTGTCACCGGAAATGTTCGCCGCGATCTCCGCCGCGCTCGCCGCCGGCGGACAGGTGCTGGTGTTCAAGAACCGCCGCGGCTATGCGCCGGTGCTGCTGTGCCACGACTGCGGCTGGAGCGCGCACTGCCCGCGCTGCAGCACGCCCGACCGCCCGCATCCGATGACCGTGCACGCCGGCGGACGTCGCCTGCAATGTCATCACTGCGGCCATCGCGCGAGCGCGCCGCTGGCGTGTCCGGATTGCGCGAGTCTCGGTCTGCAGCCGCAGGGCGTGGGCACCGAACGCATCGAGGAACTCCTGGCCGCGCGCTTCAATGATGTGCCGGTGCTGCGCATCGACCGCGGCAGCACGCGTCGTCGCGATGCGCTCGAAAATCTTCTGGGCGAACTCGGCAGTCAGCCGGGCATCCTGATCGGCACGCAGATGCTGGCCAAGGGCCACGACCTGCCGAATCTCACGCTGGTGTGCGTGGTCGGCATCGACGAAGGCCTGTTTTCGGCTGACTTCCGCGCCGGCGAGAAACTCGCGCAACTGCTGATCCAGGTCGCCGGACGCGCCGGGCGCGCCGAGAAAGCCGGCCAGGTCTTGCTGCAGACGCACCACCCCGAACATCCGCTGCTGCTGACGCTGATCCAGGGCGGTTATCACGCCTTCGCCGCGGAAGAACTGATGCAACGCGAAGCTGCGGGATTTCCGCCGTTCGCACCGCTCGCACTATTGCGCGCCGAATCGCAGCAGGCCGAACCGCCGATGGCATTCCTGCAGGCCGCGCGCCGCGTGCTCGCGCCGCATGCCGGCCGCGACGCCGCCGGCATGCCGACACTGTTGCTCGATGGCCCGGTAGTCGCACCGATGCCGCGCCGCGCAGGCGTGTATCGCGCGCAATTGCTGATCGCCACCGACCAGCGTCCGCGCCTGCACGCGATCCTCGATGCAGCCCTGCCGCTGATCTACGCCCTGCCCGAAGCGCGCCGTGCGCGCTGGTCGCTGGATGTGGATCCGGTCGATCTGTACTAG